The Sebaldella sp. S0638 genome includes a window with the following:
- a CDS encoding ABC transporter permease, with protein sequence MKKKFNINKIFYYVLFVIFALVFLFLTSPIIMLIIKGAAAIPVCLRSREIRFSILLSLRTSIVSTVICIGLAVPAAYFIFRMTKFKKIFIQILSIPMSLPHIVSGIALLLLFGRMGIGNFLNDYLNIDFIFTRQGIILAQVFVNLPFAIKHTATAFGDMNKKMLFVAKTLGCNDLQVFQNIILPLLKNSLLSVIVMTWARALGEYGAVIMVAGATKMKTEIIPTSIMLNMSTGDLDLAIGISAILIVISVSCMAIFEYLFNKGKKYAEN encoded by the coding sequence ATGAAAAAGAAATTCAATATAAATAAGATTTTTTACTATGTATTATTTGTGATTTTTGCATTGGTATTTTTGTTTTTGACCAGCCCTATAATAATGCTCATTATAAAAGGAGCAGCAGCTATACCGGTTTGTCTAAGATCAAGGGAAATAAGATTTTCAATACTGCTGAGCCTTAGAACTTCTATAGTTTCTACGGTTATTTGTATCGGTCTGGCAGTTCCTGCTGCTTACTTTATATTCAGGATGACAAAATTCAAAAAAATATTTATACAGATATTGTCCATTCCCATGTCACTGCCGCATATAGTATCGGGGATAGCTCTGCTGCTTTTGTTCGGACGTATGGGAATAGGAAATTTTCTGAATGACTATCTGAATATAGATTTTATTTTCACAAGACAGGGAATAATTTTGGCGCAGGTTTTTGTGAATCTGCCTTTTGCTATAAAGCACACAGCAACAGCATTCGGGGATATGAACAAGAAAATGCTGTTTGTAGCAAAGACCTTGGGGTGTAATGATTTACAAGTTTTCCAGAATATAATTCTGCCTTTGCTCAAAAATTCACTGTTGTCAGTAATTGTTATGACATGGGCAAGAGCTTTGGGAGAATACGGAGCGGTTATTATGGTAGCTGGTGCCACAAAAATGAAAACCGAGATAATCCCCACTTCGATAATGCTGAATATGTCAACGGGAGACCTTGATCTGGCAATTGGTATTTCTGCAATACTAATAGTTATTTCTGTATCCTGCATGGCGATTTTTGAATATTTATTTAATAAAGGAAAAAAATATGCTGAAAATTGA